ATGTATTACCAACAGGAATGTCAGCAAACTTTTCTTCAGGTCTTTCTGTATTTACTTTTTTAAGGAGTTTTGCAGTTATAAAATGTAAAAAAGAATTTATAAAAGAGTACGGTAAATACATAGAAAAAATAGCAGAGGTAGAAAAACTTGAAAGCCATAAGAATTCAATAAAAATAAGAAAATCATAGTTAAACCAACCTTATCTGAAAAAGTATTTTACTTTGACAATTTGAGAAATTTGGGTTAATTCTTAAAAGGATAAAAAATAAAAATGAAAAAGAAAATTAAAATTTCACCGTCCTTAATGTGTGCGGATTTATCACAACTTGGTGAAGAAGTGAAAAAACTTGAAGAAGCAGGTGCAGATTCGTTTCATTTTGATATTATGGATAATAAATTTGTACCAAATATCACATTTGGTCCTGATATAGTAGAATCATTGAGAGAAAAAACATTTTTACCTTTTGAAATTCATATGATGGTTTATCAACCGGAAAATTTGATTGAAAAATTTATAAAAGCAGGTGGCAATATTATAATAGTCCATTATGAAGCAGTACTTTATCCTTATAGAATTTTAAATGAGTTAAAAAATAAAAATATAAAAACAGGCATTGCGATAAACCCTAAAACCCCTGTATGCTGTATTGAAGAACTTATTAAAGAAATTGATACAGTTCTTGTTATGTGTGTGGAACCTGGATTTGCAGGTGGAAATTTCATTCCTTCATCAATTAAAAAAATAAAGGAAATTAAAAATATTGCAGAAAAAGTTAATTCTGATTTATCCATTGAGGTAGATGGTGGAGTCAATGAAAAAACTATTCCCTTATTAATTAAAGAAGGAGCAGATATATTTGTTTTAGGTTCAACAAGTATATTTAGAGAAGAAAGAGATTATAAAAAAAGAATTAAAGATATCAGAAAGTTAATAGAAAAATACTTATGAAAAGGACTCCTGTAATTACTGTTATTGGTTCTTCAAATATTGATCTGGTGGTCAAAACTTCGCATTATCCATCTCCTGGAGAAACTGTTTTTGGAAAGCAATTTTTTATGTGTCCTGGTGGAAAAGGTGCAAATCAGGCAGTTGTGGCTTCAAGATTGGGTGCAAAGGTAAATTTTATATCCTGTATTGGAAATGACTTTTTTGGAGATGTAATTATAAAAAATTTAAAGAAAGAGAATATAAAAACGGAATCTATTATTCGTGACCCTGGAAGTCCATCAGGTATTGCATTAATTATTATTGATAAAAAAGGTGAAAATTCAATAGTAGTAAATCCTGGAGCAAATTACAAATTAGGGAAAAAGGATATTGAAAAACATAAAAAACTTATATTTTCTTCAGATATCCTTCTTCTTCAACTGGAAATACCAATTGATACTGTAGAATATGCTGTAAAACTTGCCAAAAAGAAAAATATCCCTGTTATTCTCAATCCAGCACCAGCGAAAAAAATCCCTGATAGTTTACTTAAAAATATTGATATTCTTACACCAAATAAAATTGAACTTGAAAAGTTAACAGGCGAAAATTTAAATTCAATCAATTCAATAAAAAAAGCATCTTATAAATTACTACACAAAGGGATAAAGACAGTTATAGTTACTCTTGGAGAAAGAGGAGTATTTTTAGTTACAAAAACTTTAAGTGAAATTGTACCTTCAAAAAAAGTAAAGGCAGTTGATACAACAGGTGCTGGAGATGCTTTCAATGGTGCACTCGCATTTGCTATTGCAGAAGGGAAAGATTTGACACAAGCAGTTTATTTTGCTAATATTGTTGCTGCTTTGACAGTCACAAAAATAGGTGCCCAATCATCTCCAGGAAAAGAAGAAGTTGAAAAATTTCTGAAGAACCCTTAAATAAATTTTGACTTAAAAATAAAAAAGATTTAAACTTTTTAACTATTAAATAAACAGGAAATTAAAAATGAAAAATAAAAAAATAGGCTTCACATTGATAGAACTTCTTGTGGTAATTGCAATTATAGCAATTCTTGCTGGTATGCTTTTACCTGCATTAAGTAAAGCAAGAGAAAAAGCAAGACAAGCCACCTGCATGAATAATTTAAAACAGTTATATGTTGCTCTTGAGATGTATGCTAATGATAATGAAGAGTTTTATCCTTTCTGTCAAGGGAGATGTTTCTGGGGAACAGGAAATATCAGTCCACCACCAAATCTTGGATATCCTGGCTGGACAGAACAACTCTATTCTTATGTAAAAAATAAAAATATTTACAGATGTCCTACCTATCCTGTTAAAAATGACCAATTTACTTATTTTTTAAGTGCAAGAGCAGCATATATTGATGCAGGAAATCAGAGAGCGGCAACAAACAGAAAAAAAATAAGATATCCGAGTGCTTTTGTTCTTGCAGGAGATAATGAGTATAAAAATTTTGAAGTGAATGACAATGATAAGGATGACTATTCTCAGAATTGTTTGAGTTGGGAAGAAACAGAAGACCACTGGGCACCATACCATCTTGGTGGATTAAATGTATTGTTTGCTGATGGACATGTCTCATGGATTAGGGAATATGACCCCCAAAAAATAACTTTCAGATATTATGATTTTTCAAATTGGTAAAAATGTTGTAAAATATTTCTATGCCCAGAAAGAAAAAATTTAAAAGGAAAACAAAAGAGACAGATATTGAAATTGAAATCAATCTTGATGGAAAGGGGGATTCTGAAATTGAAACACCGATAGGTTTTTTAAATCATATGCTTGAATTATTTTCAAAATTTTCAAATTTTGATTTAAAAATAAAAGCAAAAGGAGATATAG
The genomic region above belongs to bacterium and contains:
- a CDS encoding prepilin-type N-terminal cleavage/methylation domain-containing protein; amino-acid sequence: MKNKKIGFTLIELLVVIAIIAILAGMLLPALSKAREKARQATCMNNLKQLYVALEMYANDNEEFYPFCQGRCFWGTGNISPPPNLGYPGWTEQLYSYVKNKNIYRCPTYPVKNDQFTYFLSARAAYIDAGNQRAATNRKKIRYPSAFVLAGDNEYKNFEVNDNDKDDYSQNCLSWEETEDHWAPYHLGGLNVLFADGHVSWIREYDPQKITFRYYDFSNW
- the rpe gene encoding ribulose-phosphate 3-epimerase, with amino-acid sequence MKKKIKISPSLMCADLSQLGEEVKKLEEAGADSFHFDIMDNKFVPNITFGPDIVESLREKTFLPFEIHMMVYQPENLIEKFIKAGGNIIIVHYEAVLYPYRILNELKNKNIKTGIAINPKTPVCCIEELIKEIDTVLVMCVEPGFAGGNFIPSSIKKIKEIKNIAEKVNSDLSIEVDGGVNEKTIPLLIKEGADIFVLGSTSIFREERDYKKRIKDIRKLIEKYL
- the rbsK gene encoding ribokinase, whose product is MKRTPVITVIGSSNIDLVVKTSHYPSPGETVFGKQFFMCPGGKGANQAVVASRLGAKVNFISCIGNDFFGDVIIKNLKKENIKTESIIRDPGSPSGIALIIIDKKGENSIVVNPGANYKLGKKDIEKHKKLIFSSDILLLQLEIPIDTVEYAVKLAKKKNIPVILNPAPAKKIPDSLLKNIDILTPNKIELEKLTGENLNSINSIKKASYKLLHKGIKTVIVTLGERGVFLVTKTLSEIVPSKKVKAVDTTGAGDAFNGALAFAIAEGKDLTQAVYFANIVAALTVTKIGAQSSPGKEEVEKFLKNP